The following are from one region of the Silene latifolia isolate original U9 population chromosome 9, ASM4854445v1, whole genome shotgun sequence genome:
- the LOC141599834 gene encoding trihelix transcription factor ENAP1-like translates to MSPATPRITLGESAKQQNQAPQSYREDCWSAEETHALMEAWGSLHLSLNRGSLRQHQWSYVSAAVNESNQQHHRRQRTDAQCKNRIDTLKKRFKVEKAKASSDSDYVSAWAFFSRLDYLIGGEEPVRETPVVETPSAVLSRFPVRRRSALPKRPARWLTEDKESEEGASVSSGGRRERSKSDDDDDDDDDDDDDGEGGWRTLAGAIRRLGEVYERVESMKQEKVIELEMHRMQFTKDLEYQRIRLLMDTHLQLLSRFKRSKLHHSPSSRLDGYL, encoded by the exons ATGTCGCCGGCAACACCGCGAATAACCTTGGGCGAAAGCGCAAAACAACAAAATCAAGCACCGCAATCATACCGTGAAGACTGCTGGTCGGCGGAAGAAACACATGCGCTGATGGAGGCATGGGGGTCCCTCCACCTCTCCCTCAACCGCGGCAGCCTCCGTCAACACCAGTGGTCTTATGTATCGGCCGCCGTCAACGAATCAAACCAGCAGCATCACCGCCGACAACGCACCGACGCCCAGTGTAAGAACCGCATCGACACCCTTAAGAAGAGGTTCAAAGTGGAGAAGGCGAAAGCCAGCAGCGACAGCGATTACGTCTCGGCATGGGCGTTCTTCTCGCGGCTCGACTACCTCATCGGCGGCGAGGAACCTGTGAGGGAGACGCCGGTGGTGGAAACTCCGTCGGCGGTGTTGAGTAGGTTCCCGGTGAGGAGACGGTCGGCCCTGCCGAAGCGGCCGGCGAGATGGTTGACGGAGGATAAGGAGTCGGAAGAGGGAGCGTCTGTTAGTAGCGGCGGGCGGAGGGAGAGAAGCAAgagcgatgatgatgatgatgatgatgatgatgatgatgatgatggtgagggAGGGTGGAGAACGTTGGCCGGTGCGATAAGGAGGTTGGGTGAGGTTTACGAGAGAGTAGAGTCGATGAAACAAGAGAAAGTGATTGAATTAGAGATGCATAGGATGCAATTTACTAAGGATTTGGAGTATCAGAGGATCCGTTTATTGATGGATACTCATCTTCAGCTTCTTTCTCGCTTTAAACGCTCTAAGCTTCATCATTCTCCTTCTTCTCGTCTCG ACGGTTACTTGTAG